In Methylotenera mobilis JLW8, the following are encoded in one genomic region:
- a CDS encoding ABC transporter ATP-binding protein → MTSNIVEIDNLSFGYSGRILHKGINMTFPKGKVVAIMGGSGSGKTTLLRLIGGQVKPTKGEVRVNGQVVHEQTRDGIYQLRRSMGMLFQHGALFTDLSVFDNVAFPMRELTDLPESMIRDLVLLKLNAVGLRGAYKLMPTELSGGMARRVALARAVALDPNIIMYDEPFAGLDPISMGVICELIRSLNDALGATSIIVSHDVKETFLIADYVYFVANGEVAAEGTPEDLMQSTLPFVHQFVHGEKDGPVPFHYAAPDYRAQLLG, encoded by the coding sequence ATGACATCAAATATTGTAGAAATTGACAACCTTTCCTTTGGGTACAGCGGTCGTATATTGCACAAAGGGATTAACATGACTTTCCCCAAAGGGAAGGTCGTTGCCATTATGGGCGGTAGCGGTAGTGGTAAGACCACATTGCTGCGCTTGATTGGTGGTCAGGTTAAGCCAACGAAAGGTGAAGTGCGTGTTAACGGGCAAGTGGTGCATGAGCAAACGCGTGATGGTATTTATCAGTTGCGCCGCAGCATGGGCATGTTGTTTCAGCATGGCGCTTTATTTACCGATTTAAGCGTGTTTGATAATGTCGCGTTCCCGATGCGTGAGTTAACGGATTTACCTGAGTCCATGATTCGTGACTTGGTACTGCTAAAGCTGAATGCAGTGGGTTTGCGCGGTGCGTATAAGTTGATGCCTACAGAATTGTCTGGCGGTATGGCGCGTCGTGTTGCATTGGCGCGTGCGGTTGCGTTAGACCCCAATATCATTATGTATGATGAGCCGTTTGCCGGTTTAGACCCAATCTCTATGGGGGTGATCTGTGAGTTGATTCGTAGCCTGAATGATGCACTGGGTGCGACTTCTATTATTGTTTCACATGATGTTAAAGAAACATTTTTGATTGCTGATTATGTGTACTTTGTCGCTAATGGTGAGGTGGCGGCAGAGGGTACCCCTGAAGATTTAATGCAATCTACCCTTCCATTTGTTCATCAGTTTGTGCATGGCGAGAAAGATGGTCCGGTACCTTTCCATTATGCAGCGCCCGATTACCGGGCTCAGCTGTTGGGTTGA
- the mlaE gene encoding lipid asymmetry maintenance ABC transporter permease subunit MlaE, with protein sequence MINKIINMFSRFLSGVGNRMIARIWRLGAGARLFMLAIAYSGESFRRFHLTLREVYFTGVMSLLIIIVSAFFVGMVLALQGYNTLQKYGSSEAIGVLVALALVRELGPVVTALLFAGRAGTAITAEIGLMKTTEQLSAMEMMAVNPIARVVAPRFWAGVISMPILAALFSMVGVLGGYLVAVPLIGVDDGAFWSQMQANVDVRADIINGVIKSVVFGVACTMIALFEGFDAPPTAEGVSHATTRTVVISSLTVLFLDFVLTSFMLVV encoded by the coding sequence ATGATTAATAAAATAATTAATATGTTTTCTCGGTTTCTAAGCGGCGTCGGCAATCGCATGATTGCACGTATCTGGCGTTTGGGTGCTGGCGCTAGGCTTTTTATGCTGGCGATTGCTTATTCGGGTGAGAGTTTTAGGCGCTTTCATTTAACACTGCGTGAAGTGTATTTTACGGGTGTGATGTCTTTGCTGATTATTATCGTATCTGCATTCTTTGTTGGTATGGTGCTGGCGTTGCAGGGCTATAACACGCTGCAGAAGTATGGTTCATCAGAGGCAATCGGGGTGCTGGTGGCCTTGGCTTTGGTGCGCGAATTGGGCCCGGTAGTAACAGCTTTGTTGTTTGCGGGTCGTGCTGGTACTGCAATTACGGCTGAAATCGGCTTGATGAAAACAACTGAACAATTGTCGGCAATGGAAATGATGGCGGTTAACCCAATCGCGCGCGTGGTTGCACCAAGATTTTGGGCTGGTGTAATCTCTATGCCTATCCTTGCTGCCCTGTTCTCTATGGTGGGCGTGTTAGGGGGCTATTTAGTAGCAGTGCCGCTGATTGGTGTGGATGATGGCGCATTCTGGTCACAAATGCAGGCGAATGTGGATGTGCGTGCAGATATTATTAATGGTGTGATCAAAAGTGTGGTGTTCGGGGTTGCTTGTACCATGATTGCCTTGTTCGAGGGTTTTGATGCGCCTCCTACGGCAGAGGGTGTTAGTCATGCGACCACCAGAACCGTGGTGATTTCATCGCTCACCGTATTATTTTTGGATTTTGTATTAACGTCTTTTATGCTGGTTGTTTAG
- the mlaD gene encoding outer membrane lipid asymmetry maintenance protein MlaD codes for MDRTKIDLWVGIFVALGAAALLGLAMKVGNLTSSKIGETYSVSASFENIGGLKPSAPVKSAGVVVGRVADISFDAKSYVAVVTIKIDKRYQFPKDTFANIYTAGLLGEQYIGLEAGGEDDVLKAGDKISQTQDAIVLEKMISQFLYNKASESDNDKAAAPATGEPAKAKSTELGDAPF; via the coding sequence GTGGATAGAACAAAAATAGATTTATGGGTAGGTATTTTTGTGGCTTTAGGCGCAGCTGCATTGCTGGGTCTTGCTATGAAGGTGGGTAATTTAACCTCAAGTAAAATTGGCGAGACTTACTCAGTAAGTGCTTCATTTGAGAATATTGGCGGCTTGAAGCCAAGCGCCCCAGTAAAAAGTGCTGGTGTAGTGGTTGGCCGTGTCGCCGATATCAGCTTCGATGCTAAGTCTTACGTCGCTGTGGTGACGATTAAAATCGATAAACGCTATCAGTTTCCTAAAGATACTTTTGCTAATATCTATACGGCAGGTTTGTTGGGCGAGCAATATATTGGTTTAGAAGCTGGTGGCGAAGATGATGTGCTGAAGGCTGGCGATAAAATCAGCCAGACCCAAGACGCGATAGTGTTAGAAAAGATGATCAGTCAGTTTTTGTATAATAAAGCTTCTGAGTCAGATAATGACAAGGCTGCAGCCCCTGCAACTGGCGAGCCAGCGAAGGCTAAGTCAACCGAATTGGGTGATGCGCCGTTCTAG
- a CDS encoding MlaC/ttg2D family ABC transporter substrate-binding protein: MKMFLKLVMSVTFATAMFVNASLVQAEVSADELVKRTAEDVLNTLKSDKDIQAGNQQKIYALAEEKILPNFDFERVCRMVLGKNWRTATPEQQAAFQKEFRTLLLRTYATALGKYKNQVIEYKPLRAEAGAKNVSVKTQILQPGGQPISVDYSLVKLDNGWKVYDIVIESVSLVTNYRSQFSSEIRDNGLDSLNKKLADKNKASGV; this comes from the coding sequence ATGAAAATGTTTTTAAAGTTGGTGATGAGTGTCACTTTTGCTACTGCAATGTTTGTAAATGCCAGCTTGGTTCAGGCAGAGGTTTCTGCGGATGAGTTGGTGAAGCGCACAGCTGAAGATGTACTTAACACGCTTAAGAGTGATAAAGACATTCAAGCGGGTAATCAGCAAAAGATTTATGCGCTGGCTGAAGAGAAAATTCTACCTAACTTTGATTTTGAGCGCGTTTGCCGCATGGTGCTGGGTAAAAACTGGAGAACTGCTACGCCAGAGCAGCAAGCTGCTTTCCAAAAAGAGTTCCGTACATTGTTGTTACGCACTTACGCAACAGCGCTGGGTAAATACAAAAACCAAGTGATTGAATACAAACCGTTACGTGCTGAAGCTGGCGCGAAAAATGTTAGTGTTAAAACTCAGATTCTGCAGCCTGGTGGTCAGCCAATTTCAGTGGATTATAGCTTGGTGAAGCTGGATAACGGCTGGAAGGTTTATGATATTGTGATTGAAAGTGTAAGCTTGGTAACTAACTACCGTAGCCAGTTCAGCAGTGAGATTCGCGATAACGGCCTTGATAGCTTGAATAAAAAACTTGCGGATAAAAATAAAGCATCTGGCGTATGA
- a CDS encoding STAS domain-containing protein, translating to MSNVALQGNTWQLSGEILVDNANAVLVESAALVMNDALQIDFSAVTNTDTSAISLMMEWQRRAIAFNHKITFVNLPEGLESLATLYGVADFIPLSA from the coding sequence ATGAGTAACGTAGCATTACAAGGCAATACGTGGCAACTCTCCGGTGAGATACTGGTTGATAATGCCAATGCAGTGTTGGTTGAGAGTGCTGCATTGGTAATGAATGATGCGCTACAGATAGATTTTTCTGCGGTCACTAATACAGACACTTCTGCCATTAGTTTGATGATGGAGTGGCAGCGTCGGGCGATTGCCTTTAATCATAAAATCACCTTTGTGAATTTACCTGAGGGGTTGGAGAGTTTGGCTACACTGTATGGTGTTGCTGATTTTATCCCGCTCAGTGCTTAA
- a CDS encoding ABC transporter ATP-binding protein, with protein sequence MNHPAIQIRGVHKHFGALHALKGVDLTIEQGEFFALLGPNGAGKSTLINILAGLIAPSAGNISVMGFDVQQQYQQARQLLGIVPQELVFDPFFNVREMLRFQAGYFGLGRENDHWVDEVLEGLGLADKAHTNMRKLSGGMKRRALIAQALAHKPPVIVLDEPTAGVDVELRQMLWEFIKKLNRDGHTIILTTHYLEEAETLCSRVAMMKQGQIVALDSTASLLNKFAGKHLRLTLGEVQLPQEVQSLVRHVERGVYTFALTDMIQIESVLASLRASGIKVADMQLNEADLEDVFLSLVGNAAAESKLVSQA encoded by the coding sequence TTGAACCATCCTGCTATACAAATTCGTGGTGTGCATAAGCACTTTGGTGCGCTGCACGCCTTAAAAGGCGTTGACCTCACTATCGAGCAGGGTGAGTTTTTCGCCTTGCTTGGGCCTAATGGCGCCGGAAAATCCACCTTGATTAATATTCTGGCTGGCCTAATCGCGCCAAGTGCTGGCAATATTTCAGTCATGGGTTTTGATGTGCAGCAGCAATATCAGCAGGCACGCCAGTTGTTGGGGATTGTGCCTCAAGAGTTGGTGTTTGACCCATTCTTTAACGTGCGTGAAATGTTGCGGTTTCAGGCGGGCTATTTTGGGCTGGGCCGTGAGAATGATCATTGGGTGGATGAGGTGCTGGAAGGTTTGGGCTTGGCTGATAAGGCGCATACCAATATGCGTAAATTATCAGGTGGCATGAAGCGTCGTGCACTGATTGCACAGGCGTTGGCACATAAGCCGCCAGTGATTGTGTTGGATGAGCCTACCGCCGGGGTGGATGTTGAGTTGCGCCAAATGCTGTGGGAGTTTATTAAAAAATTAAACCGTGATGGCCATACCATTATTCTGACCACGCATTATCTGGAAGAAGCAGAAACACTATGTAGCCGCGTCGCTATGATGAAGCAAGGCCAAATTGTGGCGTTAGATAGCACCGCTAGTTTGCTCAATAAATTTGCAGGTAAGCACTTGCGTTTGACTTTGGGTGAAGTGCAGTTGCCGCAAGAGGTGCAGAGCCTGGTGCGGCATGTGGAGCGTGGGGTTTATACCTTTGCTTTAACCGATATGATACAGATTGAATCTGTGCTTGCCTCTTTGCGTGCCAGCGGTATTAAGGTGGCAGATATGCAGTTGAACGAGGCTGACTTAGAGGATGTCTTTTTGTCGTTGGTGGGGAATGCCGCTGCCGAGTCTAAATTAGTGAGTCAAGCATGA
- a CDS encoding ABC transporter permease — protein sequence MMSDLKQNTTYNAVSGFRGPWTLLKKELLRFWRVSFQTVAAPVITALLYLLIFSHVLDKHVQVYDGVAYTEFLIPGLIMMSVLQNAFANSSSSLIQSKVMGNIVFVLLTPLTHLQFFLAFLIAAIIRGLVVGLCIYLVAMWFVDLTVANPWMIVAFGLLGSALLGTFGIIAGIWADRFDQMAAFQNFIIMPLSFLSGVFYSIHSLPPFWQKVSHLNPFFYMIDGFRYGFFGKGDVSPALSLLIVAASFLVLALITLKMLKSGYKLRS from the coding sequence ATGATGAGTGATTTAAAACAAAATACAACATACAACGCGGTCTCTGGTTTTAGAGGTCCGTGGACCTTGCTTAAAAAAGAACTATTACGTTTTTGGCGCGTGTCATTCCAAACCGTGGCGGCGCCGGTAATCACGGCCTTACTTTATTTGCTGATTTTCTCTCATGTGTTGGATAAGCATGTGCAGGTTTATGATGGGGTTGCCTATACTGAGTTTCTAATTCCGGGGCTGATTATGATGTCGGTGCTGCAAAATGCATTTGCCAATAGTTCATCTAGCCTGATTCAATCCAAGGTGATGGGTAATATCGTATTTGTGTTACTCACGCCGCTGACGCATTTGCAATTTTTTCTGGCATTTCTGATTGCTGCCATCATTCGTGGCTTGGTAGTGGGTTTGTGTATTTATCTGGTGGCAATGTGGTTTGTTGATTTAACGGTGGCTAATCCGTGGATGATCGTCGCTTTTGGCCTGTTAGGTAGTGCGCTGCTTGGTACTTTTGGCATCATCGCCGGCATTTGGGCCGATAGGTTTGATCAGATGGCAGCGTTCCAGAATTTCATTATCATGCCATTGTCGTTTTTGTCTGGTGTGTTTTATTCGATACATTCATTGCCGCCATTTTGGCAAAAAGTGTCGCATCTTAATCCATTCTTTTACATGATAGACGGGTTTAGATATGGTTTCTTTGGCAAAGGTGACGTATCTCCGGCACTCAGTTTGCTCATAGTCGCCGCGTCCTTCCTTGTGTTAGCACTGATCACATTAAAAATGTTAAAATCAGGCTATAAACTTAGGTCATAA
- a CDS encoding BolA family protein, with the protein MLSAQQLETYITQNLACDYIKVLGDDGTHFEAVIVSPEFVGKTMIKQHQLVYAALGDRMRAEIHALSMRTLTPEAWLKLQGGN; encoded by the coding sequence GTGTTAAGTGCCCAGCAGTTAGAAACATACATCACGCAAAATTTGGCGTGTGACTATATAAAAGTATTAGGTGATGACGGTACGCATTTTGAAGCGGTAATCGTCAGTCCTGAGTTTGTTGGTAAGACCATGATTAAGCAGCATCAGTTGGTATATGCAGCCCTGGGCGACAGAATGCGTGCAGAGATTCACGCTTTATCAATGCGGACTTTAACCCCGGAGGCGTGGTTAAAGTTACAGGGTGGCAACTAA
- the grxD gene encoding Grx4 family monothiol glutaredoxin yields the protein MDTQELIRSQVTGNPVVLYMKGSPKFPQCGFSNLATQILSACNVEYVAIDVLADQNIREGIKVYANWPTIPQLYVNGEFIGGSDIMRAMYESGELQTLLNATK from the coding sequence ATGGATACGCAGGAATTAATCAGAAGTCAGGTAACAGGTAACCCAGTAGTGCTGTACATGAAAGGTAGTCCGAAATTTCCACAATGTGGTTTTTCAAATTTGGCAACGCAAATCCTCAGCGCATGTAATGTAGAGTATGTGGCGATTGACGTGTTGGCAGATCAAAATATACGTGAGGGTATTAAAGTTTATGCAAACTGGCCAACAATTCCACAGTTGTATGTAAACGGTGAGTTTATTGGCGGTTCAGACATTATGCGTGCCATGTATGAAAGTGGTGAGTTGCAAACATTATTGAATGCGACCAAATAA
- the murA gene encoding UDP-N-acetylglucosamine 1-carboxyvinyltransferase: protein MDKLLITGGNRLHGEVVVSGAKNAALPILCASLLAETPLHLSSVPALKDVGSTIKLLEQMGVKTERNADKVSLDASVVHTKEAPYEMVKTMRASILVLGPLLARFGHARVSLPGGCAIGSRPVDLHIKGLQAMGAEIHIEHGYIEATTKHLPNQRLQGARYYMDLVTVTGTENLMMAAALANGTTVLENAAKEPEVVDMAECLIKMGAKITGAGTDVITIEGVERLSGATHNVVCDRIEAGTYMVAVAMTGGEVTLRNVQAHLLDAVIEKLREAGATVTSDADSITVKSDGQLKAVNIRTAPHPAFPTDMQAQFMALNTIASGVSKVTETIFENRFMHVQEMQRLGADIGIDGNTALVKGVSFLDGATVMATDLRASASLVLAGLVARGDTVIERIYHLDRGYEHLEAKLNALGANVKRIA from the coding sequence TTGGACAAACTGCTGATTACAGGCGGTAACCGCCTTCATGGTGAAGTTGTCGTTTCTGGTGCCAAGAATGCGGCTTTGCCTATTCTGTGTGCATCGTTACTAGCCGAAACCCCTTTACACTTATCTAGCGTGCCTGCCCTTAAAGATGTTGGTTCAACCATTAAGTTGTTGGAGCAAATGGGGGTGAAGACTGAGCGCAACGCGGATAAAGTGTCGCTAGATGCTAGCGTTGTGCATACTAAAGAAGCGCCGTATGAAATGGTGAAAACCATGCGCGCATCTATACTGGTATTGGGTCCACTATTAGCTCGCTTTGGTCATGCTCGTGTTTCATTGCCGGGTGGCTGTGCTATCGGCTCGCGTCCAGTGGATTTGCATATCAAGGGTTTGCAGGCCATGGGTGCGGAAATTCATATCGAGCATGGTTACATTGAGGCAACAACTAAGCATCTGCCAAATCAGCGTTTGCAAGGTGCGCGCTACTATATGGATTTGGTGACCGTTACCGGCACCGAAAACCTGATGATGGCGGCGGCCCTAGCGAACGGTACTACAGTGTTGGAGAATGCTGCCAAAGAGCCTGAAGTGGTTGATATGGCAGAGTGCTTGATTAAAATGGGCGCCAAAATCACGGGTGCCGGTACCGATGTGATTACCATTGAAGGTGTAGAGCGCTTGTCAGGCGCGACACATAATGTGGTGTGTGACCGTATTGAGGCTGGTACTTATATGGTAGCTGTTGCCATGACTGGTGGAGAGGTGACCTTGCGCAATGTGCAGGCACATCTGCTGGATGCGGTGATTGAGAAACTGCGTGAGGCTGGTGCTACCGTGACATCGGATGCAGATAGCATTACCGTGAAGAGTGATGGTCAGTTAAAGGCGGTAAACATTCGTACCGCACCGCATCCCGCGTTTCCAACCGATATGCAGGCGCAGTTTATGGCGCTTAACACTATTGCCTCCGGCGTATCTAAAGTCACAGAAACCATCTTCGAAAATCGCTTTATGCATGTGCAGGAAATGCAGCGTTTGGGCGCGGATATTGGTATTGATGGCAATACCGCCTTGGTTAAAGGTGTGTCCTTCTTAGATGGCGCTACCGTAATGGCAACTGACTTACGCGCTTCTGCAAGTTTGGTGTTAGCCGGCTTGGTGGCCCGTGGCGATACGGTGATTGAGCGTATCTATCACTTAGACCGCGGTTATGAACACTTGGAAGCTAAGTTAAACGCCTTGGGCGCCAACGTAAAGCGAATAGCATAG
- the hisG gene encoding ATP phosphoribosyltransferase, translated as MITIALSKGRIFEETAPLLAAAGIHAAEDPEASRKLIIETNRPDVRLIIVRATDVPTYVQYGAADLGIAGKDVLDEHGGDGLYQPIDLQIAKCKMMVAVREDFDYFGSIRSGARLKVVTKYVKTAREHFAAKGMHVDLIKLYGSMELGPLVGLADVIVDLVSTGGTLRANKLKAVEEVGDISSRLVVNQASLKLNRDKLQPIMDAFQTAIAKNK; from the coding sequence ATGATTACCATAGCACTGTCAAAAGGCAGAATTTTTGAAGAAACTGCACCACTGCTGGCGGCAGCAGGGATTCACGCGGCGGAAGATCCAGAAGCATCCCGTAAGCTGATTATAGAAACCAATCGCCCTGACGTACGTTTGATTATCGTGCGTGCGACCGATGTACCGACATACGTACAGTATGGCGCTGCTGATTTGGGTATTGCCGGTAAGGATGTGTTGGATGAGCATGGCGGTGACGGTTTATATCAGCCCATAGACCTGCAGATTGCGAAATGCAAAATGATGGTAGCGGTGCGAGAAGACTTTGATTACTTTGGCTCGATTCGCAGCGGAGCGCGTCTAAAAGTGGTAACCAAATACGTAAAGACAGCGCGTGAGCACTTTGCGGCAAAAGGCATGCACGTAGATTTGATCAAGCTGTATGGCTCTATGGAGTTGGGGCCATTGGTAGGGCTGGCAGATGTGATTGTGGACTTAGTGAGCACTGGCGGCACTTTGCGCGCTAACAAGCTGAAAGCGGTGGAGGAAGTTGGTGATATCAGCTCTAGGCTGGTGGTGAATCAGGCTTCGCTCAAGCTGAATAGAGACAAGTTGCAGCCAATCATGGATGCATTTCAAACGGCAATCGCAAAAAATAAATAA
- the hisD gene encoding histidinol dehydrogenase codes for MKIRRFSTVDSDFQANLKELLAFETAQDDSIDAVVANILKDVKQRGDAAVLEYTNRFDKTNASQLAELEIGQAELQAALDGLPAAQRAALQAAADRVKSYHEKQLMSSWSYTEADGTLLGQQVTSLDRVGLYVPGGKAAYPSSVLMNAIPAKVAGVQELIMVVPTPNGEKNQLVLAAAAVCGVDRVFCIGGAQAIGALAYGTATVPQVDKIVGPGNAYVAAAKRRVFGVVGIDMVAGPSEILVICDGKTDPDWIAMDLFSQAEHDELAQSILLSPDAAFLDQVAASIEKLVEEMPRKDIITTSLTDRGALIHVRDLDEAAEISNYIAPEHLELSVEEPLPFSKKIKHAGAIFMGRDTCEALGDYCAGPNHVLPTSRTARFSSPLGVYDFQKRSSLIMVSSEGAQVLGKVAATLAYGEGLQAHARSAEYRLK; via the coding sequence ATGAAAATTAGACGTTTTTCTACTGTAGATAGCGATTTTCAGGCGAACTTAAAAGAGCTACTTGCGTTTGAAACTGCACAGGATGATAGCATCGATGCGGTGGTTGCTAACATTCTAAAAGATGTGAAGCAGCGTGGCGACGCGGCAGTGCTTGAATACACCAATCGTTTTGATAAGACCAATGCCAGCCAACTCGCTGAGTTGGAGATTGGTCAGGCTGAGTTGCAAGCGGCCTTAGATGGCTTGCCAGCTGCGCAGCGTGCTGCATTGCAAGCTGCGGCTGACCGTGTAAAAAGCTATCATGAAAAACAGTTGATGAGTTCATGGAGCTACACCGAGGCTGATGGCACTCTGCTCGGCCAGCAGGTCACCTCGCTTGACCGTGTAGGCTTATATGTGCCGGGCGGTAAAGCGGCATATCCTTCATCTGTGTTGATGAATGCGATTCCAGCTAAAGTGGCTGGCGTACAAGAACTGATTATGGTGGTGCCAACGCCGAATGGTGAGAAAAACCAGCTGGTATTGGCTGCGGCTGCCGTTTGTGGCGTAGATCGCGTATTTTGTATCGGCGGTGCGCAGGCAATAGGTGCGTTAGCGTACGGTACAGCAACCGTGCCGCAAGTGGACAAGATAGTCGGTCCAGGTAATGCTTATGTAGCTGCGGCTAAGCGCCGTGTATTTGGCGTGGTGGGGATTGATATGGTGGCCGGTCCTTCTGAAATTCTAGTGATTTGTGATGGTAAAACCGATCCTGACTGGATTGCGATGGATTTGTTCTCACAAGCCGAGCATGACGAGTTGGCGCAATCTATCTTGTTAAGCCCGGATGCAGCGTTTTTGGATCAAGTTGCTGCCAGCATTGAAAAGTTGGTAGAGGAAATGCCACGTAAGGACATTATTACCACTTCCTTGACTGACCGTGGTGCCCTAATCCATGTGCGCGATTTGGATGAAGCTGCTGAAATCAGCAACTACATTGCACCTGAGCATTTGGAGCTTTCTGTCGAAGAGCCGTTGCCATTCAGCAAAAAAATCAAACACGCTGGTGCTATTTTTATGGGACGTGACACCTGTGAGGCTTTGGGTGATTACTGTGCAGGGCCTAACCATGTATTACCTACTTCACGTACTGCTAGGTTCTCCTCACCACTGGGGGTGTATGATTTCCAAAAACGATCAAGTTTAATCATGGTATCTTCTGAAGGCGCACAGGTGTTAGGTAAAGTTGCGGCAACCTTGGCCTATGGTGAAGGCTTGCAGGCGCACGCGCGCTCTGCAGAATATCGCCTTAAGTAA
- the hisC gene encoding histidinol-phosphate transaminase, with product MSKYWSDVVHKLTPYVPGEQPKINNLVKLNTNENPYGPSPKVLDALKLEAAGTLRLYPDPNSDALKAAIAEVHHLDSSQVFVGNGSDEVLAHVFQALLKHDQPLLFPDITYSFYPVYCGLYGIDYQTIPLADDFSIRVEDYKKPNGGIIFPNPNAPTGMPLPLAKIEWLLQHNTESVVVIDEAYVDFGTESAVSLINQYPNLLVTHTLSKARSLAGLRVGYALGSATLIEALIRVKDSFNSYPIDRFASAGAVAAMQDVDCFEATCQKVIATREALVADMQALDFEVLPSGANFIFAKHKVRDGAELSAKLREHSIIVRHFKSPSRIAPYLRITIGTDEQSVLLLKALRAILN from the coding sequence ATGAGTAAGTATTGGAGCGATGTTGTTCATAAGCTCACCCCTTATGTGCCTGGCGAGCAGCCAAAAATTAATAATTTGGTGAAACTGAATACCAATGAAAACCCTTATGGCCCAAGCCCTAAGGTGCTCGATGCTTTAAAGCTGGAGGCTGCAGGAACCTTACGTTTGTATCCAGATCCTAATTCCGATGCTTTAAAAGCAGCTATTGCTGAAGTGCATCATCTGGATAGTAGCCAAGTGTTTGTGGGTAACGGCTCGGATGAGGTGTTGGCGCATGTGTTTCAAGCCCTGTTGAAGCATGATCAACCATTGTTGTTTCCTGATATTACTTATAGCTTCTACCCAGTTTATTGCGGGTTGTATGGCATCGACTATCAAACTATTCCGTTGGCCGATGATTTTAGCATTCGCGTAGAAGATTACAAAAAGCCTAATGGCGGCATTATTTTCCCTAATCCTAATGCGCCAACTGGTATGCCGCTGCCATTGGCGAAAATTGAATGGCTGCTGCAGCACAATACTGAATCCGTAGTGGTGATAGATGAAGCTTACGTAGATTTTGGTACTGAGTCTGCGGTGAGTCTGATTAATCAATATCCTAACTTGTTGGTTACCCATACCTTATCTAAAGCGCGTTCATTGGCGGGCTTGCGTGTTGGTTACGCATTGGGTTCTGCCACGCTGATTGAGGCGCTGATACGTGTCAAAGATAGCTTCAACTCTTACCCTATTGATAGATTTGCTTCTGCTGGGGCAGTGGCGGCAATGCAGGATGTAGACTGCTTTGAAGCAACCTGCCAAAAGGTGATCGCAACACGCGAGGCTTTGGTCGCGGATATGCAGGCACTGGATTTTGAAGTGTTGCCATCGGGAGCTAACTTTATTTTTGCCAAGCATAAAGTACGCGACGGCGCTGAGTTAAGTGCAAAGCTACGTGAACATAGCATTATCGTGCGTCATTTCAAGTCACCCAGCCGTATTGCACCTTATTTGCGCATTACGATCGGAACCGATGAGCAGTCTGTGCTGCTGCTTAAAGCGTTGAGAGCCATATTGAATTAA
- the hxlA gene encoding 3-hexulose-6-phosphate synthase: MAQTQMALDSLDFDATVALATKVAPHVDILEIGTPCIKHNGIKLLQTLRAKFPNNKILVDLKTMDAGFYEAEPFYKAGADICTVLGTSDIGTIKGVIDVANKYGKKAQIDLINVADKKARTQEVAKLGAHIIGVHTGLDQQAAGQTPFGDLALVAGLNLGLEISVAGGVKAATTAQVRDAGATIIVAGAAIYGAADPAAAAAEITAIAHGGSTGGLFGWIKKLFS; this comes from the coding sequence GTGGCACAAACCCAAATGGCATTAGACTCATTAGATTTCGACGCAACAGTTGCTTTAGCAACTAAGGTTGCTCCACACGTGGATATTTTAGAAATTGGTACACCATGCATTAAGCATAACGGTATCAAATTGCTACAAACATTGCGTGCTAAGTTTCCAAACAACAAAATCTTAGTTGACTTAAAAACAATGGATGCTGGTTTCTATGAAGCTGAGCCATTCTACAAAGCAGGTGCTGACATTTGTACAGTATTGGGTACTTCAGACATCGGTACTATCAAAGGCGTGATCGACGTTGCTAACAAATACGGTAAAAAAGCACAAATTGACTTGATCAACGTTGCTGACAAAAAAGCACGTACACAAGAAGTTGCTAAATTAGGCGCGCACATCATTGGCGTGCACACTGGTTTAGATCAACAAGCTGCTGGTCAAACACCATTCGGTGACTTGGCTCTAGTTGCTGGTTTGAACTTAGGTCTTGAAATTTCAGTTGCTGGTGGCGTTAAAGCTGCTACAACTGCACAAGTACGTGACGCTGGCGCAACTATCATTGTTGCTGGTGCTGCAATCTACGGCGCTGCTGACCCAGCTGCTGCTGCTGCAGAAATCACTGCAATCGCTCATGGCGGTTCAACTGGTGGTTTGTTCGGCTGGATCAAAAAATTATTTAGCTAA